Part of the Aquicella lusitana genome is shown below.
ACATTAATCAACAATTATTATTACAAGTCCCCGAACCGCTCGCTTATCAAAGTAAACCGGACATCACCGGAGCACGTTTAATTATTGATTCTGCTCTGGCGGAAAAACGCAAGATATTAACCCTGACTGAATCAAAAGCGATTCTTAACGCCTTCGGCATCCCAGTCACACAAACTATTGAAGCGCACACTGCCAATGAAGCCTTGGTGGTAGCAGAATCATTAGGCTTTCCCCTTGCAATGAAAATTTATTCGCCTGATATCACACATAAACAAGATGTAGGTGGAGTACGCTTAAATGTCCCGAATGCAGAAGCCGTGCGTGAAACATTTAGTGATATGATTGCACAGGCAAAACAAAAATGCCCTGACGCTGATATCGTAGGCGTCACGCTTGAACGAATGTACAAAAATCCTAACGACCGTGAACTGATGATCGGTGTACTGCGCGACCCTGTGTTTGGTCCTGTTATTAGCTTCGGCGCTGGCGGTTCTTTTGTCGAAGTCATTCAGGACGCCGCCATCACGCTGCCGCCCCTTAATCAGTTCCTTGCGAAAAAATTGATTGCACAAACTCGTATGGCAAAATTGCTAGGTAAATTTCGCAATATGCCGGCCGTTAATTTAACCGCCATTGAAAATATATTGCTGCGCGTCTCGGAAATGGTATGTGAGTTACCGCAGATTCAGGAGATGGACATTAATCCGATTATCATCAACGAAAATGAGGCCATTGCGATTGATGCCCGTATCCTGGTAGACATCCATGTACCAATGCTTGTTCCTTACAGCCACATGGCCATTCATCCTTATCCTCATCATTTGATTTCGCGTTGGCAATTAGCCGATGGCACTAATATAACAATTCGCCCTATCCGTCCAGAAGATGCTGAAATTGAACAAGCCTTTGTGCGCAGCCTTTCTCCGCAATCAAAATATTTTCGCTTTATGGAACATTTACAGGAATTAACGCAAACCATGTTAGTGCGGTTTACTCAAATTGATTATGACCGCGAAATGGCGTTGATTGCCGCCATCCATCAGGATAACAAAGAAAAAAATATTGGTGTTGCGCGATACATTATTAATCCCGACCAGGAATCTTGCGAATTTGCCCTAGTGGTGGCGGATGCCTGGCAAGGAAAAGGGATTGGGTCGCATTTAATGACAAACCTGATAGAAGAAGCAAAAATGAAGGGATTAAAAACAATGAAAGGCGAGATCCTTGCAAACAATCATAACATGCTGCAACTCGCTGAATCACTTGGGTTTACCATCCAGACACGCAGGGATGATACTTCCATTAAAATTGCGATTAAAACCCTCGATTAATGATTGGACTTTGGTCATTTTTACAAAATACTCGATAATGCTGTCATCCTGAGAGCGTTTTTTGCTTGAAGGATCTGCCAATATGCAAAAGGAGATCCTTCGCTTCGCTCCACTACTGTCCGGTGAACCTGTATCATAAATAAACAGGTCTCCTTGAAATTAAATAAATAGGAGGCTTGTATTGTCTATTGCGATATTCTGCAACATGCAAATTATGTCTGATCCAGACTAAAACGAGATGTAATGAACGTTTCTCATTTGAAACATTTTTAAATATCTGTATCAATATAAAAGCAATCAAGGCTGTTGCTATTTGAATTTTAACCGCATTAGAAGATCGGCCCAGAAATTTTTTAAGTCGAAGATTTTGCTTGATCCATTTAAAAAATAGCTCTATTTCCCATCGGGCTTTATAAAGCTTAGCAATATTTTCTGCTGGTAAATCTTTCAAGTTAGTTACCAAAATAAGAGGAGTTTTTCCTTCTCTTTTTACACTTATATATCTCAGCGTCTCGCTATATTCCATGCGTTTTCCACCACGTGGAACTTTATTTGAAATTCTAAAAAGACAATCTTGTAAGATGGGTTCGCGAGTATTTTTTTGCCGGCTTTCTATAACAATGGCCGCATTCTTCTTTAATCGAGTCACAAAATAAGCCTGCCTTTTGTTGATGCTCCACCACCAATTGTAATCGTAGTAACCTTTATCAAACACATAAAGGGTGTTTTTAAGGATTGGCCATTTTTGTCCCATCGTCGCATCATTACAATTTGGATGACTCAACTTCATCCTTAAGGGCAAATCTAATCCTAAATCATATTCAACATGTAGTTTTAATCCTTGTATATGCCGAGTCGCATATTGCTTTGACCACTCATCGTACCCTTGGCCTCTTAGCTGTATCGGGCTACTATCTAATATCCTGATTACTTTTTTTATTTCTTTATGTTTTTTCCTGGGTAACAAAGACATAAGCTGTTCTAATATCCAAAAGAAACTTTCGGCTGGTCGTTTTCGATTGGCATCACTTAAGGTCGAGCGTTTTACTTGCGTTTTTATACCAATTTTTTGACTGTTTATCGCAACCTCTAACGTGCGTAAGCTTTTAATTTCATTAATATGTGCATAAATCATCGTTTTTAAATGTTCAAATGTATTAAATGATTCATAACGATGATCAGATCGAAAGCGTTCTATACATTCCTTCATTAATTTTTTTGTAACGGGTTTTAATAATCGTTGAAAAACGGTATCTTTCATCAGTTCGTCCTTGGTGCTAAATGTGGTGTTTAGCGCGCTATCATAGCGCTTTACCAAGGACGATCAATTTTTAATCTGGTTCACCGGACAGTAGTGCGCTTCGCTCAGGATGACAGTTTGTGAACGCTTTTCATGGCCAAAGTTCAATAATGAGTGAAGTGTTTTTTATTCGAACGGACAACAGTGATCCACGGAGTCTGATTTACTTGCCTCCAGCACACTGCCTGTCACCGGATTGGGCCTGAACACCGTACACCCCTTGAGTCCCAACGCATAAGCCTTGCTGTACACATCCACCATTTTTTCAAAAGGAAAATCGCGAGGAATATTAATTGTTTTTGAAATCGCGTTATCAATGAAAGGTTGCATGGCACCCTGTATTTGCAAATGCGCTTCCGGCGTCAGTGAATCCGTATCCACCCATTCCGGCGGCAAACCGTTTTTATTTTTTTGCTGCCATAATTGAAACGCATAATCTTTTACATGAAAAACAATTGTTTTTTCATCCTGCACTCGAACATGACGATCATAATCCGCTTTGAAAACGGGTTCGATGCCATTGGAAACATTATTGGCAAGCAGGCTGATCGTGCCCGTTGGTGCGATGGTATTATGATGACTATTGCGTATCCCGTGCTGCGCTAGGCTTCGCCGAATCTGTTCATCCAGTCCCAACACAAAATTTCCGCGCAAATAATCTTCCTGAAAAAAAGGAAACGTGCCTTTCTCGCTCGCTAATTCAATGGAAGCCTGCCAAGTGGCTTCTGCAACTTTTTTCATGATCTTTGCTGCAAGTTCAATCGATGCAGGGCTGC
Proteins encoded:
- a CDS encoding IS4 family transposase, which produces MKDTVFQRLLKPVTKKLMKECIERFRSDHRYESFNTFEHLKTMIYAHINEIKSLRTLEVAINSQKIGIKTQVKRSTLSDANRKRPAESFFWILEQLMSLLPRKKHKEIKKVIRILDSSPIQLRGQGYDEWSKQYATRHIQGLKLHVEYDLGLDLPLRMKLSHPNCNDATMGQKWPILKNTLYVFDKGYYDYNWWWSINKRQAYFVTRLKKNAAIVIESRQKNTREPILQDCLFRISNKVPRGGKRMEYSETLRYISVKREGKTPLILVTNLKDLPAENIAKLYKARWEIELFFKWIKQNLRLKKFLGRSSNAVKIQIATALIAFILIQIFKNVSNEKRSLHLVLVWIRHNLHVAEYRNRQYKPPIYLISRRPVYL